Proteins encoded within one genomic window of Ignavibacteria bacterium:
- a CDS encoding PAS domain-containing protein, translated as MFRYIRIFLMRYETGLLAASLALIYFWPQLVKNLFSADYMPHGNCYFWTPDLVWLHASSDSLIGLSYWAITITLGALIYKTRKDIPFAKMFIAFGIFIITCGTTHLMDVVTLWDAYYWLSGGIKLVTAVASVATAVALPPIVPRIITIIQDAKLSEERRVMLQNTNDDLEAEIRERNKAQEEVTRLNANLEKRVLQRTAQLEEANRKLRAEVAQRKKAEEEKERLLESERRRAAELSAIFESLPDAVFVGDETGLTKANSVAYELLGISSLDELNKDPNFYDKIRASYADTGEKVNPLNMPFALALNGQTAASEINLVNLKTGKELVIRTAAAPIRMDDTVIGGVVVNTDITEKKRTELEIRELNETLEQRVLERTHQLYEMNKELEAFSYSVSHDLKAPLRGIDGFSLSLLEDYSARLDEQGKNYLQRIRNASQRMGILIDDMLNLSRLSRAEMKITEVDISSISHEIAEEFQRNEPGRQVNFIIQPGLKAKADENLIRIMLQNLIGNAWKFTAKHENAEIEVGQTVIDGRPQFFIRDNGAGFNEQFKDRMFMPFQRLHTPKEFEGTGIGLAIVQRIIHRHGGSIKAEGKVGEGAVFYFYLQQPES; from the coding sequence ATGTTTAGGTATATACGTATATTTTTAATGCGTTATGAAACCGGCCTTTTGGCTGCGTCACTGGCCCTCATATATTTCTGGCCGCAGCTCGTGAAGAACCTCTTCAGCGCGGATTATATGCCGCACGGAAACTGCTACTTCTGGACGCCGGATCTGGTGTGGCTTCATGCTTCTTCAGATTCTTTAATTGGGCTTTCCTACTGGGCAATTACTATTACTCTGGGGGCGCTAATATATAAGACGAGAAAAGATATCCCATTCGCCAAAATGTTTATTGCATTTGGAATCTTTATCATTACCTGCGGTACAACGCACCTGATGGATGTTGTAACTCTCTGGGATGCTTACTACTGGCTTTCGGGCGGAATTAAGCTTGTTACCGCCGTAGCTTCAGTTGCAACTGCCGTGGCTCTGCCGCCTATTGTGCCGCGCATTATTACTATTATTCAGGATGCAAAGCTTTCTGAGGAAAGAAGGGTAATGCTTCAGAATACAAACGATGACCTGGAGGCTGAGATCCGGGAAAGAAACAAGGCGCAGGAGGAGGTTACGCGCCTTAATGCAAATCTTGAAAAAAGAGTCCTGCAGAGGACCGCGCAGCTTGAGGAGGCAAACAGGAAGCTGAGGGCCGAAGTAGCGCAGAGAAAGAAAGCAGAGGAGGAAAAGGAGAGGCTCCTGGAATCTGAACGCAGGCGTGCTGCCGAGCTAAGCGCTATATTTGAAAGCCTTCCGGACGCCGTATTTGTGGGAGATGAAACGGGTCTTACAAAAGCTAACTCTGTAGCCTATGAGCTCCTTGGAATCAGCAGCCTTGATGAACTAAATAAAGATCCGAACTTTTATGATAAGATCAGGGCCAGCTATGCCGATACGGGCGAGAAAGTAAATCCGCTGAATATGCCATTTGCCCTGGCGCTTAACGGGCAGACTGCCGCTTCGGAAATAAACCTTGTGAACCTTAAAACAGGAAAAGAACTTGTTATAAGGACAGCCGCGGCACCTATAAGAATGGATGATACTGTAATAGGGGGAGTGGTGGTGAATACCGATATAACTGAAAAGAAGAGGACGGAACTTGAAATCCGGGAGTTAAATGAAACCCTGGAGCAGAGGGTACTTGAACGCACGCATCAGCTTTATGAAATGAATAAGGAGCTGGAAGCTTTCAGCTATTCGGTGTCGCACGACTTAAAAGCCCCCTTAAGAGGGATCGACGGCTTCAGCCTCTCGCTTCTGGAAGACTACTCCGCCAGGCTGGATGAGCAGGGGAAGAACTATCTTCAGAGGATACGCAATGCAAGCCAGCGCATGGGTATTTTAATAGATGACATGCTCAACCTGTCGCGTCTTTCGAGGGCTGAAATGAAAATTACGGAAGTGGATATTTCTTCCATTTCACATGAAATTGCAGAGGAGTTTCAGAGGAATGAGCCCGGGCGCCAGGTTAATTTTATTATTCAACCCGGCCTGAAGGCAAAAGCCGATGAAAACCTTATCAGGATAATGCTGCAGAATCTCATTGGGAACGCCTGGAAGTTTACAGCAAAGCATGAAAATGCAGAAATTGAAGTTGGCCAAACGGTAATTGACGGAAGGCCTCAGTTCTTTATACGCGATAACGGTGCGGGTTTTAATGAGCAATTTAAAGACCGGATGTTCATGCCCTTCCAGCGCCTGCATACGCCGAAAGAATTTGAAGGCACGGGTATAGGCCTTGCGATAGTTCAGAGGATCATACACCGGCACGGCGGAAGCATAAAAGCCGAGGGGAAAGTGGGTGAAGGGGCAGTTTTCTATTTTTATCTGCAGCAGCCGGAATCTTAA
- a CDS encoding response regulator, which translates to MENKIILLVEDNQDDEELTLLALKKNNINNEVVVARNGFEALDYLFARGEYSGRDNKRMPAVILLDLNLPGLNGLEVLRQLRGNPETKLLPVVVLTTSNDRNDIMSSYSLGINSYVIKPVDFNEFVQLISCLGPYWLIINELPYGTGGN; encoded by the coding sequence TTGGAAAACAAGATCATACTGCTTGTGGAAGATAATCAGGATGACGAGGAGCTGACACTCCTTGCTCTGAAAAAAAATAACATTAATAATGAGGTTGTTGTCGCCCGTAACGGTTTTGAAGCTCTCGATTATCTTTTCGCAAGAGGAGAGTATTCAGGAAGGGACAATAAGAGGATGCCTGCAGTAATACTCCTGGACCTGAATCTGCCCGGATTGAACGGCCTTGAAGTACTAAGGCAGCTTAGAGGGAACCCGGAGACAAAGCTCCTTCCCGTTGTAGTGCTGACGACGTCAAACGACAGGAACGATATAATGAGCAGCTACAGCCTGGGCATAAACAGCTATGTAATTAAACCGGTTGATTTTAATGAGTTTGTACAGCTTATAAGCTGTCTGGGGCCTTACTGGCTGATAATAAATGAACTGCCTTATGGCACAGGAGGGAATTAG
- a CDS encoding response regulator, whose translation MESQIRILLIEDNEDDAELLKLKLKKSGLNVYSETVMDGDAMTAALDRQSWDAIISDFQLPAFNALAALEIVKKRNLDIPFIIVSGTIGEETAVKAMKAGAHDYVMKGNLTRLVPALDREIRESEIRRRRRESETMLHQQEVLLRSVVDIIPVGLGLIDKEGEIILSNQAFKKIWGNIKRMDSTELASFKGWWTDSGEEIKPGEWMILKALKDGEVIMDKVIDIISSDGTRRTIMNSAIPIFNDYKTVESVILVNQDITKLMQDEEKLRKTLTELERSNRELEQYAYVASHDLQEPLRMVASFTQLLSKKYHDKLDQTADEYINFAVEGAKRMQSIIRDLLEFSRTSSDSNLEAVNCNTALDKALKGLEPEINESCAFIRRENLPVIQAKTGQIVQLFENLISNAIKFRGDKAPEIHIGCSPGQTEWRFMVKDNGIGIDPQFSQRIFSIFQRLHDRSEYPGTGIGLALCKKIVENFGGRIWVESEPGEGSTFYFTIPK comes from the coding sequence TTGGAGAGCCAGATCCGCATTCTGCTTATTGAAGACAATGAGGATGATGCAGAGCTTCTGAAATTAAAGCTGAAGAAAAGCGGCTTGAATGTATACAGTGAAACTGTAATGGATGGAGACGCAATGACGGCAGCCCTGGACAGGCAGTCCTGGGATGCCATAATTTCGGATTTCCAGCTTCCGGCATTTAACGCCCTTGCCGCGCTTGAGATTGTGAAGAAAAGAAATCTCGATATTCCCTTTATAATTGTTTCCGGCACAATAGGCGAGGAGACTGCCGTCAAAGCGATGAAGGCCGGGGCTCATGATTATGTGATGAAAGGAAACCTTACCAGGCTTGTTCCCGCACTCGACAGGGAGATCCGTGAATCCGAAATAAGGCGCAGGCGCCGGGAATCTGAAACAATGCTTCACCAGCAGGAGGTGCTCCTTAGAAGCGTTGTGGATATTATTCCAGTGGGACTGGGGCTTATAGATAAAGAAGGCGAAATTATACTTTCAAACCAGGCATTCAAGAAGATCTGGGGCAATATTAAAAGGATGGATTCCACCGAGCTGGCTTCTTTCAAGGGGTGGTGGACAGACTCAGGAGAGGAAATTAAGCCCGGAGAATGGATGATACTTAAGGCATTGAAAGACGGCGAGGTGATAATGGATAAGGTTATTGACATCATCTCATCAGACGGGACGCGCAGGACTATTATGAATTCCGCGATACCGATTTTTAATGACTACAAAACCGTTGAAAGCGTAATACTTGTAAACCAGGACATTACAAAGCTGATGCAGGATGAGGAGAAGCTGAGAAAGACGCTTACTGAGCTGGAGCGTTCAAACCGTGAGCTTGAGCAGTATGCCTACGTTGCCTCGCACGACCTTCAGGAGCCTTTAAGAATGGTTGCAAGCTTTACGCAGCTGTTATCAAAAAAATATCACGATAAGCTGGATCAGACTGCCGACGAGTACATAAACTTTGCAGTTGAAGGCGCTAAAAGAATGCAGAGTATTATACGCGACCTGCTTGAGTTTTCGCGCACTTCGAGTGACAGTAACCTTGAAGCTGTAAACTGTAATACCGCGCTCGATAAGGCCCTAAAGGGTCTTGAGCCTGAAATAAATGAAAGCTGCGCTTTTATAAGGCGTGAAAACCTGCCGGTAATTCAGGCAAAGACAGGTCAGATAGTGCAGCTTTTTGAGAACCTCATTTCAAACGCAATAAAATTCAGAGGTGATAAGGCTCCTGAAATCCACATAGGCTGCAGCCCCGGGCAGACCGAGTGGCGCTTTATGGTTAAAGATAACGGCATTGGAATAGACCCGCAGTTCAGCCAGAGGATCTTCAGCATATTTCAGCGCCTGCACGACAGGAGTGAATATCCGGGAACGGGAATAGGGCTTGCGCTGTGCAAGAAAATTGTGGAAAACTTCGGGGGCCGGATCTGGGTGGAGTCTGAGCCCGGAGAGGGTTCGACCTTCTATTTTACAATTCCAAAGTAA
- a CDS encoding response regulator transcription factor, whose translation MKILIIEDEAPASRRLKKLLSELEPTAEIEGGLESVEASVKWLKNNPAPDLIFMDIQLSDGLSFEIFNSVSVDSPVIFTTAYDEYAIQAFKVNSIDYLLKPIDTESLAAGIDKYRKIRNVYSVQYRANEIAELLRSITPARPVYKSRFLIKSGTSMLVIPAGEIAYFYVENKITYLVGRNGKRHLTDHSLDELEELLDPQHFFRANRKFIVHIDTIESAAPAFGGKLKLRLLQKTDEEIVVSRERASAFREWLDK comes from the coding sequence ATGAAAATACTAATTATTGAAGATGAGGCTCCCGCTTCAAGAAGACTTAAGAAACTGCTTTCAGAGCTGGAACCCACGGCTGAAATTGAAGGCGGCCTGGAAAGCGTGGAGGCTTCGGTTAAGTGGCTTAAGAATAATCCTGCGCCCGATTTAATATTTATGGACATTCAGCTTTCAGACGGACTCAGCTTCGAAATATTTAACAGTGTGAGTGTCGACAGCCCCGTTATTTTCACTACCGCCTACGATGAATATGCAATTCAGGCATTTAAGGTTAACAGCATAGATTACCTCTTAAAGCCTATAGACACTGAAAGCCTTGCCGCAGGAATCGATAAATACAGGAAGATAAGAAACGTTTATTCCGTCCAGTACAGGGCCAATGAAATTGCGGAGCTCTTAAGATCCATTACCCCGGCGCGCCCTGTGTATAAGTCGAGGTTTCTTATAAAGTCAGGCACAAGCATGCTGGTCATACCGGCCGGCGAAATAGCATATTTTTATGTTGAAAATAAAATCACTTACCTCGTAGGACGCAACGGTAAAAGACATCTTACGGATCACTCGCTGGACGAACTTGAAGAGCTCCTGGATCCTCAGCACTTCTTCCGCGCCAACAGAAAATTTATCGTGCATATAGATACAATTGAAAGCGCGGCCCCGGCCTTCGGTGGAAAACTTAAGCTCAGGCTCCTGCAGAAAACTGATGAGGAAATAGTTGTAAGCCGCGAAAGGGCTTCGGCATTCCGTGAGTGGCTGGATAAATAA
- a CDS encoding histidine kinase, with product MENQRNSRADTRNDINMLKSYRNYIRENKSYVFDRSFRFIGMPVIGVFVYLIILVSTPIPTGESFSFWPHVLGDLIVAVAISILVWEGNLKINDRIGKHYDWYTQPRKRLLYQILFNTVYTVFVILGAILLYTKIMDYPLQKAMPFIRLTMLIGVIIFLLIDAIYIGSHFFRQWEKSRFESEELKRQNLQSQFDALKNQVNPHFLFNSLNTLATLISEDQKLAEEFVQRIASVYRYVLQNKDKELIELEEELNFIKAFLFLQSVRFGENLTVELKVPANFTRYYIAPLTLQMLVENAIKHNIISSEKPLEIHICVDDNNMLVVSNNLQKKKNSGTSTGIGLVNIQQRYDLLVKKNIEILNDDSHFTVKIPLIKEKPAHENTNY from the coding sequence ATGGAAAATCAGAGGAATTCCCGGGCTGATACCCGGAACGATATTAATATGCTTAAAAGCTACAGGAATTATATAAGGGAAAACAAATCCTACGTTTTCGACAGGAGCTTCCGCTTCATCGGGATGCCTGTAATCGGAGTGTTTGTTTACCTTATAATCCTTGTTTCAACCCCCATCCCTACCGGGGAATCCTTCTCCTTCTGGCCCCATGTGCTTGGCGATTTAATTGTTGCCGTTGCAATTTCCATTCTCGTATGGGAAGGCAACCTTAAGATCAACGACAGAATTGGAAAACACTACGACTGGTACACTCAGCCCAGGAAAAGACTTCTCTACCAGATACTCTTTAATACAGTTTATACTGTTTTTGTCATTCTGGGAGCCATCCTTCTTTATACTAAAATAATGGATTACCCGCTCCAGAAAGCAATGCCATTTATCAGGCTCACGATGCTCATCGGCGTAATTATTTTTCTTTTAATCGACGCTATTTATATAGGCTCACACTTTTTCCGCCAGTGGGAAAAATCGCGATTCGAATCCGAGGAGCTCAAACGCCAGAACCTGCAGTCGCAGTTCGACGCCCTTAAAAACCAGGTCAATCCCCATTTCCTCTTTAACAGCCTGAATACTCTTGCAACGCTTATCTCAGAGGATCAGAAACTGGCAGAGGAGTTTGTGCAGAGAATTGCAAGCGTCTACCGCTACGTCCTGCAGAATAAGGACAAGGAGCTCATTGAGCTTGAAGAAGAATTAAATTTCATAAAAGCTTTTCTTTTTCTTCAAAGCGTCCGCTTTGGCGAAAACCTTACCGTAGAACTTAAAGTCCCGGCAAATTTTACCAGGTACTATATTGCGCCTTTAACACTTCAGATGCTGGTTGAAAATGCAATAAAGCATAATATTATTTCTTCTGAAAAACCTCTTGAAATACATATCTGCGTCGACGATAATAATATGCTTGTTGTAAGTAACAATCTGCAGAAGAAAAAAAATTCCGGCACTTCCACCGGAATAGGACTCGTGAATATTCAGCAGAGATACGACCTTCTTGTAAAAAAGAATATAGAAATTCTTAATGATGATTCTCATTTTACAGTTAAAATCCCTTTAATCAAAGAGAAGCCCGCTCATGAAAATACTAATTATTGA
- a CDS encoding TolC family protein: protein MTITELSIKRPPLVIVIFTVLAVLGYFSYNQLRYELIPDVTPPYVTVMTTYPGGSPNEVETSITKVVEDAVSSVDKIKTIQSSSFEGVSFVFIEFTQSADVNIALQNVQRKVGEIVNQLPYSAKTPVVSKFSLTELPILRMGVTADMEPNEFYQFMKDKVKPQISKLAGVGQVTFAGGEEREIRVNLDLEKLNSYNIPVLQILQAIKSSNMDFPVGKIKDADGQYIVRVSGKFSSLEELKNLIVSRSEAGGNIKLQDVAEVEDGTKEAESYARLNGKSALGVLVQKQTDANAVEVSRLVNQELKKIEAANAGMKLKFDVAQDLSGFTLEAAHAVNKDLMIAVVLVAIVMLIFLHNLRNSLIVMVAIPASLVSTFIGMYAFGFSLNLMTLLALSLVIGILVDDSIVVLENIYRHMELGKPQRQAALEGRNEIGFAALSITLVDVVVFLPLALIQGLIGDIVRQFALVVVVSTLLSLFVSFTITPMLASRFTRLQRLTKDTAMGRFGMWVEKAFDKLTEKYTQALKLGLKNSWKVIALAGFLLVFSIALVPAGFIGSEFMPPSDRGELSVIMELPERINLEETNQITLQAERMISKMPEVSKVFANAGASSEGFIGYTSNSVAELNVSLVPKTQRTKSDIQVSREIKEKLLQIPSVKPRVSPIGMFGSSDMAPIALLISGPDFNEVENVGKMLKEAVRKIPGTADVRISSGEGKPETRVEINREKMAALGIGLDQVAATLRVAFTGDDESKYRQGNDEYDIRIVFDQFDRNNTSDLGKITFMNTRGEKIELSQFANIYQTIGPTQLSRKNRTAAISLLSQAVGRPSGDIAEDIKKELAKLKIPSNIEVTFEGDVQMQEESFGSLFIALMVGILFVYLIMVALYNSFVYPFIVLFSIPVAIVGALLAMGLFIKSLNIFSILGIIMLVGLVGKNAILLVDRTNQMRAEGMPMRDALIDAGQTRLRPILMTTFSMVFGMLPIAISMGASSELKSGLATALIGGLISSLLLTLILVPVIYIKVENLKTKVMNFIQRFKEKGQKEEKTPEEKYSQPVEEEEPENFSFRKMLKGFSIFVLILIALSSSSYAQSVRRLSLKDAVAIALEQNRDLKVAYYDKEKNEQRVKEAYGNAMPTITGSGQYTRNLQLPVFYMPSFSFDPQVGLTMGPSQPMEIGLKNNFSGTISAEWPLYQGAIYAGIRAARIIDEISSENITNTRALTITEVKKAYYNILIVKEQFNLLEQSIKRGRQALKDVKLLYQQGLAGELDTLRAFVAVENLKPMLIKTENGISIAKSYLGNLLGLSAGETVEPLDSLTAGELLRQYDFSGASTEEALNKRPELSLLDLQIKANDELINAEIAGHMPTLAAFGQLQAVLQADNYKFNQRWPASAVIGLNLSIPIFSGFKTEAKIEQARIEKKKLETQFDNLKDLIVTDVKVNTSSVEEAHKRIEAQTQTVKSAERSYELTRSRWLKGVSRQTELFDAELALTQAKTNYLQAVYDYLVAGAELEKSLGRAGR, encoded by the coding sequence ATGACGATTACAGAATTATCTATAAAAAGACCTCCGCTTGTAATAGTAATTTTTACTGTGCTGGCTGTACTGGGTTATTTCAGCTACAATCAGCTCCGCTACGAGCTGATCCCCGACGTTACTCCTCCCTATGTTACCGTAATGACTACGTATCCCGGAGGCTCCCCGAATGAAGTTGAAACTTCAATTACTAAAGTCGTGGAAGACGCGGTTTCAAGCGTGGATAAAATTAAAACCATTCAAAGCAGCTCTTTTGAGGGCGTGTCTTTCGTATTTATTGAATTCACCCAGTCGGCAGACGTCAACATCGCCCTGCAGAACGTGCAGCGTAAGGTCGGCGAAATTGTTAACCAGCTGCCCTACAGCGCTAAAACCCCTGTAGTCTCGAAGTTCTCACTTACAGAGCTCCCGATACTAAGAATGGGCGTTACGGCTGATATGGAACCGAATGAATTCTACCAGTTCATGAAGGACAAGGTTAAACCCCAGATATCCAAACTCGCAGGAGTGGGACAGGTAACTTTTGCCGGGGGCGAGGAAAGAGAAATCAGAGTAAACCTCGACCTCGAAAAGCTGAACTCATACAACATACCCGTCCTGCAGATCCTTCAGGCAATAAAAAGCTCTAATATGGATTTCCCTGTAGGTAAGATCAAGGATGCCGACGGGCAGTACATCGTAAGGGTATCAGGCAAATTCTCCTCTCTTGAAGAACTTAAAAACCTTATTGTCAGCCGCTCTGAGGCCGGAGGTAACATAAAGCTTCAGGACGTGGCCGAGGTCGAAGACGGTACAAAAGAAGCCGAGAGCTACGCCAGGCTCAATGGCAAAAGCGCCCTTGGCGTGCTGGTGCAGAAACAGACCGACGCCAATGCAGTTGAAGTAAGCCGCCTTGTTAATCAGGAGCTTAAAAAAATTGAAGCCGCAAACGCTGGCATGAAACTGAAGTTCGACGTGGCGCAGGACCTTTCTGGCTTTACTCTCGAAGCGGCACACGCCGTAAATAAGGACCTTATGATTGCCGTTGTGCTTGTGGCAATTGTAATGCTTATATTCCTCCACAACCTCAGGAACTCCCTTATCGTAATGGTTGCCATACCGGCGTCACTTGTTTCTACTTTTATAGGAATGTACGCCTTCGGTTTCTCCCTTAACCTTATGACGCTCCTGGCGCTTTCACTCGTAATCGGCATACTCGTTGATGACTCAATTGTGGTACTTGAAAATATCTACCGCCATATGGAGCTCGGGAAACCGCAGCGCCAGGCAGCACTCGAAGGAAGAAATGAAATAGGTTTTGCCGCCCTCTCAATTACGCTTGTGGACGTTGTGGTGTTCCTTCCCCTTGCACTTATTCAGGGACTCATTGGCGACATTGTGCGGCAGTTTGCACTTGTTGTGGTCGTATCCACACTCTTAAGCCTTTTTGTTTCCTTTACTATTACTCCTATGCTTGCCTCCCGCTTTACCCGGCTGCAGCGTCTTACAAAAGATACCGCAATGGGACGCTTCGGCATGTGGGTTGAAAAAGCTTTTGATAAGCTTACTGAAAAATATACCCAGGCCTTGAAACTCGGATTGAAGAACAGCTGGAAGGTTATTGCCCTTGCAGGCTTCCTCCTCGTATTCTCTATTGCACTTGTTCCTGCCGGATTCATCGGCTCGGAGTTCATGCCGCCGTCCGACCGCGGCGAGCTCTCAGTTATTATGGAACTCCCGGAAAGAATAAACCTTGAAGAAACCAATCAGATCACTCTTCAGGCCGAAAGGATGATCTCAAAGATGCCCGAGGTTAGTAAAGTATTTGCAAACGCGGGTGCCTCGTCAGAAGGCTTTATAGGATATACTTCAAACAGCGTGGCAGAACTTAACGTGTCGCTTGTTCCAAAGACCCAGAGGACAAAAAGCGATATACAGGTAAGCCGCGAAATAAAGGAAAAGCTCCTGCAGATACCGAGCGTTAAACCGAGGGTCAGCCCAATAGGCATGTTCGGCAGCTCCGATATGGCCCCCATTGCCCTGCTTATAAGCGGCCCCGATTTTAACGAGGTTGAAAACGTGGGCAAAATGCTCAAAGAGGCCGTCCGGAAAATCCCCGGCACGGCAGACGTCCGCATCAGCAGCGGCGAGGGAAAACCTGAAACCCGTGTTGAAATCAACCGCGAGAAAATGGCCGCACTCGGCATCGGATTAGACCAGGTTGCAGCCACACTCAGGGTTGCCTTTACGGGCGATGACGAATCTAAATACCGCCAGGGCAACGATGAATACGATATAAGAATCGTTTTCGATCAGTTCGACCGCAACAATACTTCCGACCTCGGAAAGATAACTTTTATGAACACCCGCGGCGAAAAAATCGAGCTCTCACAGTTTGCTAATATTTATCAGACTATCGGCCCCACACAGCTTTCAAGAAAAAACAGGACCGCCGCAATCTCACTTTTATCGCAGGCTGTAGGCCGCCCGAGCGGAGACATAGCTGAGGATATTAAAAAGGAACTCGCAAAGCTGAAGATCCCATCTAATATAGAAGTTACTTTTGAAGGCGACGTGCAGATGCAGGAAGAGTCCTTCGGAAGCCTCTTCATTGCCCTCATGGTGGGAATCCTTTTTGTTTACCTCATCATGGTGGCGCTCTATAACTCTTTTGTCTACCCCTTCATTGTCCTTTTCTCTATTCCTGTGGCAATAGTTGGAGCGCTCCTGGCAATGGGACTGTTTATAAAATCACTCAACATATTCTCCATACTCGGCATTATCATGCTCGTGGGACTCGTGGGCAAGAACGCCATTCTGCTCGTTGACCGTACGAACCAGATGCGCGCCGAAGGCATGCCCATGCGCGATGCACTTATTGATGCGGGACAGACAAGACTAAGGCCTATTTTAATGACTACATTTTCTATGGTCTTCGGTATGCTTCCTATTGCAATCTCCATGGGTGCAAGTTCCGAACTGAAATCGGGCCTTGCCACGGCTCTTATCGGAGGCCTTATCAGTTCACTCCTCTTAACGCTTATACTTGTTCCTGTAATTTATATTAAGGTTGAAAACCTTAAGACGAAGGTTATGAACTTTATCCAGAGGTTTAAGGAAAAAGGACAAAAGGAAGAAAAAACTCCCGAAGAAAAATACTCCCAGCCCGTGGAAGAAGAAGAGCCCGAAAATTTCAGCTTCAGAAAAATGCTGAAAGGCTTCAGTATTTTTGTCTTAATACTAATAGCACTTTCTTCCTCTTCTTACGCTCAGAGTGTAAGAAGGCTTTCTCTTAAGGATGCCGTTGCAATTGCGCTTGAACAGAACAGGGACCTTAAGGTTGCCTATTACGACAAAGAGAAAAACGAGCAGAGGGTAAAGGAAGCATACGGAAATGCAATGCCCACTATTACAGGATCGGGCCAGTACACAAGGAACCTTCAGCTTCCTGTTTTCTATATGCCGAGCTTTTCATTCGACCCACAGGTGGGGCTCACCATGGGCCCCAGCCAGCCGATGGAAATAGGCCTTAAGAATAATTTCTCGGGCACAATAAGCGCCGAATGGCCGCTTTACCAGGGAGCAATTTATGCCGGCATCAGGGCCGCCAGAATTATCGATGAGATCAGCTCTGAAAACATAACAAACACCCGCGCCTTAACAATTACAGAGGTTAAGAAGGCATACTATAATATTCTTATAGTAAAGGAACAGTTTAACCTGCTTGAGCAGAGCATTAAAAGAGGCAGGCAGGCACTTAAGGATGTTAAACTCTTATACCAGCAGGGACTTGCAGGCGAGCTCGATACATTAAGGGCTTTTGTTGCGGTTGAAAACCTGAAGCCTATGCTGATAAAGACTGAAAACGGTATCTCAATTGCAAAATCTTATCTCGGCAACCTCCTGGGATTGTCTGCGGGCGAAACAGTTGAACCTTTGGATTCACTTACTGCCGGGGAGCTGTTAAGGCAGTACGACTTTTCCGGAGCGTCCACAGAAGAAGCCTTGAATAAGCGTCCTGAACTCAGCCTTCTGGACCTTCAGATTAAGGCCAATGATGAACTAATTAATGCGGAAATTGCAGGGCACATGCCTACACTTGCCGCATTCGGACAGCTTCAGGCAGTGCTCCAGGCAGACAACTATAAATTCAACCAGCGCTGGCCCGCAAGCGCAGTAATCGGGCTTAATCTCTCAATTCCAATTTTTTCAGGCTTTAAGACTGAGGCCAAAATTGAGCAGGCAAGAATTGAAAAGAAAAAGCTTGAGACACAGTTTGACAACCTGAAAGATTTAATTGTAACGGATGTCAAGGTCAACACTTCAAGCGTCGAAGAAGCGCATAAAAGAATAGAAGCGCAGACACAGACGGTAAAGTCGGCCGAAAGGAGCTATGAGTTAACAAGAAGCCGCTGGCTTAAAGGTGTAAGCCGCCAGACGGAGCTTTTTGACGCCGAGCTTGCCTTAACACAGGCAAAAACAAATTACCTCCAGGCCGTTTACGATTACCTGGTAGCCGGAGCCGAACTCGAAAAATCCCTCGGTCGCGCCGGAAGATAA